Proteins encoded by one window of Salicibibacter halophilus:
- a CDS encoding MBL fold metallo-hydrolase, producing the protein MNWKQAPLGPVQTNAYVLYNDEGEAVIFDPGGDGKAFEAALKKENIQPLAILLTHAHFDHIGAVDHIRDAFNIPVYIHQLEAHWLQDPSKNLSVNMTAEGITARSAEHVIEGEQSFTVGPFAFRVVETPGHSPGSISYYHEPTGTVFSGDVLFQSGIGRTDLPGADEATLLNSIHQKLLELPENTSVACGHGPTTTISAEMDGNPFLNGL; encoded by the coding sequence ATGAATTGGAAGCAAGCCCCTTTAGGACCTGTACAAACCAATGCCTATGTCCTTTATAACGACGAAGGCGAAGCAGTTATCTTTGATCCGGGCGGAGATGGTAAAGCCTTTGAAGCTGCCTTGAAAAAAGAAAACATACAACCACTTGCCATTCTGTTAACCCATGCCCACTTTGATCATATCGGGGCCGTTGACCATATCCGTGACGCGTTCAACATCCCCGTTTACATTCACCAACTTGAAGCGCACTGGCTGCAAGACCCCTCGAAGAATCTTTCGGTCAATATGACCGCCGAAGGGATCACCGCCCGATCTGCCGAGCATGTCATCGAGGGAGAGCAAAGCTTTACCGTAGGCCCTTTCGCTTTTCGGGTCGTTGAAACACCGGGACATTCACCGGGAAGTATCTCCTACTATCACGAACCTACAGGCACTGTTTTCTCCGGCGACGTCCTCTTTCAAAGCGGAATCGGACGTACCGATCTTCCCGGCGCCGATGAAGCCACTCTTCTCAACAGCATCCACCAAAAACTTTTGGAGCTTCCGGAAAATACATCCGTTGCCTGCGGCCACGGCCCAACGACAACGATTTCCGCGGAAATGGACGGCAACCCGTTCCTTAATGGTTTATAG
- the gcvPA gene encoding aminomethyl-transferring glycine dehydrogenase subunit GcvPA: protein MEKNHRYLPMTENDRREMLDTVGASDVAELFSDIPESVRHHSDLNVREALSEHALVEYFQSLASKNETVKDYPSFLGAGVYDHHIPSTVDAVISRSEFYTAYTPYQPEVSQGELQAIFEFQSMIATLTGMEMANSSLYDGHTALAEGALMAATQKRMKKQTILISETVHPETRDVVQTFLNGPKLSLETIPSTAGKTDVQALKEMLNDDIAGVLIEYPNFYGTIEDLKALREAADAVDALLIVKSNPLALGVLTPPGEFGADIVVGDTQPFGIMGQYGGPHCGYFATKKTLMRKVPGRLVGETVDEEGQRGYVMTLQAREQHIRRDKATSNICSNQALNALASSVAMAAFGKKGVKEMAIQNVQKAHYAKTSLQDAGFSLVYDGPHFNEFVIDVGTSAADVNKALFAEGMIGGLDLGRFNSEQNHHMLVCVTELRAKAEIDRFVEALKVAK, encoded by the coding sequence ATGGAAAAAAACCATCGTTATTTGCCAATGACCGAAAATGACCGACGAGAAATGTTGGATACCGTGGGGGCGAGCGACGTTGCCGAATTATTTTCCGATATACCGGAAAGCGTCCGCCACCATTCGGACTTGAATGTACGCGAGGCTTTGTCTGAGCATGCCCTCGTCGAATATTTCCAATCGTTGGCATCCAAAAATGAAACGGTGAAAGACTATCCTTCTTTTCTCGGTGCCGGTGTGTATGACCATCACATCCCGTCAACGGTGGATGCGGTCATTTCACGATCCGAATTCTATACGGCATACACCCCTTATCAACCTGAGGTTTCACAAGGAGAGTTGCAAGCCATTTTCGAATTTCAAAGCATGATTGCAACCCTTACCGGCATGGAAATGGCGAATTCATCCTTGTACGATGGCCATACCGCCCTTGCCGAAGGAGCACTGATGGCCGCCACGCAGAAGAGAATGAAAAAGCAGACCATTTTGATCTCTGAAACCGTGCATCCGGAAACAAGAGACGTAGTGCAGACGTTTCTGAACGGTCCAAAACTCTCATTGGAAACAATCCCAAGCACTGCGGGGAAAACAGACGTTCAAGCGTTAAAAGAGATGCTCAATGATGACATTGCCGGTGTCCTCATCGAGTATCCGAACTTTTATGGAACGATTGAAGACCTGAAAGCGCTTCGTGAAGCAGCGGATGCCGTGGATGCATTGTTGATTGTAAAAAGCAACCCGCTCGCCTTAGGCGTTCTGACTCCCCCCGGTGAATTCGGTGCGGACATCGTCGTTGGCGATACCCAGCCGTTTGGAATTATGGGTCAGTACGGAGGACCGCACTGTGGCTATTTCGCCACCAAAAAGACCTTAATGAGAAAGGTGCCGGGCAGGCTTGTCGGTGAAACGGTCGATGAAGAAGGGCAACGTGGATATGTGATGACGCTCCAGGCGCGTGAGCAGCATATCCGACGGGATAAGGCCACCTCCAATATTTGTTCGAACCAAGCATTAAATGCACTCGCTTCGTCGGTAGCCATGGCCGCATTCGGAAAAAAAGGCGTCAAAGAAATGGCTATACAAAATGTGCAAAAAGCCCATTACGCAAAAACGTCGTTGCAGGACGCCGGTTTTAGCCTCGTGTATGACGGTCCGCATTTTAACGAGTTTGTCATCGATGTCGGCACTTCGGCAGCAGACGTCAATAAGGCTTTATTCGCCGAGGGAATGATTGGCGGATTGGATTTAGGCCGCTTTAATAGCGAGCAAAATCACCACATGCTTGTTTGTGTGACGGAACTGCGCGCGAAGGCGGAAATCGATCGATTTGTAGAAGCGTTAAAGGTTGCTAAATAA
- a CDS encoding rhodanese-like domain-containing protein, translating to MDFYNVLTIILWGGLIAFAITMLIRRLRTPSYLTPLTQDEFIQGYRKAQLIDVREQKDYDGGHIWGARSIPLSQLKQRLQEVRKDQQVYLYDNSGARSRQAARVIKKKTGNDNLHYLKTGFKKWTGKVKKKKK from the coding sequence ATGGATTTTTATAATGTCTTAACAATCATTCTTTGGGGCGGACTAATTGCATTCGCCATTACGATGCTTATACGCCGTTTACGAACACCTTCATACCTCACGCCGCTTACCCAGGATGAATTTATCCAAGGGTACAGAAAAGCGCAGTTGATTGATGTGCGTGAGCAGAAAGACTATGACGGCGGACACATATGGGGAGCACGGAGTATTCCCCTTTCTCAACTTAAGCAACGATTGCAGGAAGTGCGTAAAGACCAACAAGTCTATCTTTATGACAATTCTGGCGCGAGAAGCCGCCAGGCCGCGCGCGTGATCAAGAAAAAAACCGGCAACGATAACCTTCACTATCTAAAAACCGGATTTAAGAAATGGACAGGCAAAGTAAAGAAAAAGAAAAAATAG
- the gcvT gene encoding glycine cleavage system aminomethyltransferase GcvT has product MAETRTVLYDKHVELGAKMVPFGGFEMPVQYDSIKAEHRAVREAVGLFDVSHMGEALIEGETALDTLQTILTNDASKLEAGKAQYSLMCNEKGGTVDDFLVYQLESEQYMVIPNAANRERDIAWLKQHAQAGTTVTDVSDDYALLALQGPKAVDVLQSLTEEDVAAIGVFRFQEDVAVEGRRAIVSRSGYTGEDGYEIYCRAEDAAAIWDALLAAGKSAGIKPCGLGARDTLRFEARLPLYGQELSEAISPLEAKLGFAVKVKKDADFIGKKALAAEKEQGPARKIVGIEMLDKGIPRTDYPIFDDGNNEIGHVTSGTQSPTLGKNLGLAIVKADYASNDTELIVGVRKRKLRAKVVPTPFYSRG; this is encoded by the coding sequence TTGGCAGAAACGCGTACCGTTCTTTATGACAAGCATGTGGAGTTGGGAGCGAAAATGGTGCCTTTCGGGGGCTTTGAAATGCCCGTTCAATATGATTCCATCAAGGCGGAACACCGTGCAGTCCGGGAGGCTGTCGGTCTTTTTGATGTTTCCCATATGGGCGAAGCCTTGATTGAAGGGGAAACTGCACTCGATACGTTGCAAACCATATTGACCAACGATGCGTCCAAATTGGAAGCGGGAAAAGCCCAGTATTCGTTAATGTGCAATGAAAAAGGCGGAACGGTGGATGATTTTCTCGTCTATCAATTGGAATCCGAACAATACATGGTTATCCCCAATGCCGCGAACCGTGAAAGAGATATCGCTTGGCTCAAGCAGCATGCGCAAGCGGGTACGACGGTGACGGATGTATCCGATGATTACGCGCTGCTTGCATTGCAAGGGCCGAAAGCGGTTGATGTATTACAGTCGTTGACCGAGGAAGACGTGGCCGCCATTGGTGTTTTTCGCTTTCAAGAAGACGTGGCTGTTGAGGGCCGACGCGCGATCGTGTCCCGAAGCGGTTACACCGGGGAAGACGGATATGAAATCTATTGCCGCGCGGAAGATGCCGCTGCCATTTGGGATGCATTACTTGCTGCCGGTAAAAGCGCCGGAATTAAGCCCTGCGGGTTAGGTGCCAGGGATACGCTGCGTTTTGAGGCTCGTTTGCCGTTGTACGGACAGGAACTTTCGGAGGCGATCAGTCCTTTGGAAGCAAAACTCGGCTTTGCGGTGAAAGTAAAAAAAGACGCTGATTTTATAGGTAAAAAGGCACTGGCAGCAGAAAAAGAACAAGGGCCGGCTCGTAAGATTGTTGGCATTGAGATGCTGGATAAAGGGATTCCGCGCACAGATTATCCAATTTTTGATGACGGCAATAACGAAATTGGACATGTGACTTCGGGCACGCAATCCCCGACGCTCGGAAAAAATCTCGGCCTCGCGATTGTGAAAGCGGATTATGCCTCCAACGATACCGAACTAATTGTGGGAGTGCGAAAACGGAAACTAAGAGCCAAAGTTGTACCGACGCCGTTTTATTCCCGCGGGTAA
- a CDS encoding DUF2626 family protein: protein MSRMYRVMAFWTGVFAVLFFVGEMYEVSLLFFANTAAFIGLGFMGLSERTYLYIFGAYLTLFMVSFSFYTVFLMEPTLGH from the coding sequence ATGAGTCGCATGTACCGTGTGATGGCTTTTTGGACAGGCGTCTTCGCCGTATTGTTTTTTGTGGGAGAAATGTATGAAGTATCCCTTTTGTTCTTTGCTAATACGGCAGCATTTATAGGGCTTGGCTTTATGGGGCTTTCCGAACGCACGTATTTATACATATTCGGGGCTTACTTAACGTTATTTATGGTTAGCTTCTCTTTCTACACGGTTTTTCTCATGGAACCAACCCTTGGACATTAA
- the comGD gene encoding competence type IV pilus minor pilin ComGD, with amino-acid sequence MSQKPETLSDKMIRQDYGHTLMELVVVLLIFSICLSVPTLSYVQQDEGKEMEAFVSEFEQDLHFVQQQAMGKNVLTRINIQNASASYQVVVDGETVKRVPFPENVYFQNVTMSPETIRFRPSGNTDIAGEIAIRNGDNHYRVVFLVGSGRFYVEKVDKNN; translated from the coding sequence ATGAGTCAGAAACCGGAAACGTTGAGCGATAAAATGATAAGACAGGATTATGGCCACACGCTCATGGAGCTTGTCGTGGTCTTGCTCATCTTCTCCATCTGCCTGTCCGTACCGACCTTATCCTATGTCCAGCAAGACGAGGGAAAAGAAATGGAAGCATTTGTTTCCGAATTTGAGCAAGATCTTCATTTTGTCCAGCAACAGGCAATGGGGAAAAATGTTCTGACTCGGATTAATATCCAGAATGCTTCGGCCAGTTATCAAGTGGTGGTGGATGGAGAAACCGTGAAGCGAGTGCCATTTCCGGAAAATGTCTATTTTCAAAACGTGACGATGTCCCCGGAAACCATTCGCTTCCGGCCGAGCGGGAATACGGACATAGCCGGTGAAATTGCGATACGAAACGGCGATAACCATTATCGCGTTGTGTTTCTCGTTGGTTCCGGGAGGTTTTACGTTGAAAAAGTGGACAAAAACAACTGA
- the comGB gene encoding competence type IV pilus assembly protein ComGB, with the protein MLKRKDKWKAINKARFFLNVGRLLQRGYTLNHGAKLMMYGEHPEARETISSWIATLQDGRPWAESLKLLNLPSDIRAYLYFSERYGMLSQGFYYAGRMLQQRERFKEKARTLARYPILLIWIIATLFLFMTLFVFPQFEELFMTMDIEYPAVTTFAFAVFQGMPFIFAVLLIALFGCYVYYQRRFRKLNPFQQIERIRNIPGVKPWLNLYITYTVSLQLSQLLKGGLSVHDALQVFIKQTQMPFLKVEGERLQKELNEGKSLNAAIENVSYYQKELADVIRHGQAAGQLDEDLAHYSEMLWEELGERTKKTTVMIQPILFLAIGGFMLLLFLSIFVPIFQLISSLDG; encoded by the coding sequence ATGCTTAAACGGAAAGACAAATGGAAAGCGATCAATAAGGCTCGTTTTTTTCTGAATGTTGGACGATTGCTGCAAAGAGGGTACACGCTCAATCACGGTGCGAAACTGATGATGTACGGGGAGCATCCGGAAGCGCGAGAGACGATTTCCTCATGGATTGCAACGCTGCAGGATGGACGGCCGTGGGCCGAGTCGTTAAAGCTTTTAAACCTCCCGTCGGACATTCGCGCCTACTTGTACTTTTCCGAACGCTACGGCATGCTTTCCCAAGGGTTTTATTATGCAGGCCGCATGCTCCAGCAAAGAGAACGTTTTAAAGAAAAGGCGCGAACCCTCGCTCGCTACCCAATTCTTCTTATCTGGATTATTGCCACGCTTTTCCTCTTTATGACGTTGTTTGTTTTCCCCCAATTTGAAGAATTGTTCATGACGATGGACATCGAATACCCGGCAGTAACAACGTTTGCATTTGCCGTATTTCAGGGCATGCCGTTTATTTTCGCTGTGCTGCTCATCGCGTTGTTTGGCTGCTATGTTTATTATCAACGGCGTTTTAGAAAACTGAATCCTTTTCAACAAATAGAGAGAATTCGAAACATACCCGGCGTCAAGCCTTGGCTAAATTTATATATCACGTACACGGTCAGCCTGCAATTGAGCCAGCTTTTAAAGGGCGGGCTGAGTGTGCATGATGCTTTGCAAGTGTTCATCAAACAAACGCAAATGCCGTTTTTAAAAGTGGAAGGAGAACGTTTGCAAAAAGAGCTGAATGAAGGCAAAAGCTTAAACGCAGCGATTGAAAACGTATCTTACTACCAAAAAGAGCTCGCTGATGTCATTCGACATGGACAGGCGGCAGGGCAATTGGACGAGGATCTCGCCCATTACAGTGAAATGCTTTGGGAAGAGCTTGGCGAACGAACGAAAAAAACGACGGTCATGATTCAACCGATTTTGTTTCTCGCTATTGGTGGTTTTATGTTGTTGCTTTTTCTTTCGATTTTCGTGCCGATTTTTCAATTAATTTCTTCATTGGATGGATAA
- a CDS encoding YqzE family protein — MNPNPYFKYLIESFLRRLDQIAAPKEMSRKQRRKLKKKQKSRLFTVFGAIPTAIKISMRRSR; from the coding sequence ATGAATCCAAACCCCTATTTTAAGTATCTCATTGAATCCTTTTTGCGCAGGCTTGACCAAATTGCGGCTCCTAAAGAGATGAGCCGGAAGCAACGGCGGAAGCTAAAGAAAAAACAAAAATCGCGATTGTTCACTGTATTTGGGGCAATTCCTACCGCGATAAAAATCAGCATGCGCAGATCACGGTGA
- a CDS encoding DUF2759 domain-containing protein: MAMGSIITAVAILSVFSFFRELKRRNFVGVGFSAISILVFGFFGVMTLFVSGAPEM; the protein is encoded by the coding sequence ATGGCAATGGGATCGATCATTACGGCAGTGGCAATTCTTTCGGTTTTTTCTTTTTTCCGTGAGCTGAAGCGCAGGAACTTTGTAGGGGTTGGATTTTCGGCCATCAGCATTCTTGTCTTTGGCTTTTTCGGTGTCATGACATTGTTTGTAAGCGGAGCACCTGAAATGTAG
- a CDS encoding competence type IV pilus minor pilin ComGF: MSRISAVNDRGFTLLEMVIAMFIFFAVIAVIPILLQTANPPASDLSRNDQEIHTWFQEISKEAQYARDYAVEQNRLIITDIDGVERTYRRSGSNLIRSGRSGGHSVLQNIDGFHAQLVSDGVVITVNANKKEYKRQLRPTRAPEEEDIWIKREL; encoded by the coding sequence ATGTCTCGAATTTCCGCCGTAAACGATCGTGGTTTTACCCTTTTGGAAATGGTCATTGCCATGTTTATTTTCTTCGCCGTGATCGCGGTTATCCCCATTCTTTTACAGACAGCCAATCCTCCGGCTTCAGATCTGTCCCGAAATGATCAGGAAATTCATACTTGGTTTCAAGAGATCTCTAAAGAAGCGCAATATGCGCGGGACTATGCAGTCGAACAAAACAGGCTCATCATCACGGATATCGACGGCGTGGAACGCACCTATAGAAGAAGCGGAAGCAATTTGATTAGAAGCGGAAGAAGCGGCGGCCATTCGGTTTTGCAAAATATCGACGGTTTTCATGCCCAACTTGTATCGGACGGGGTGGTCATCACCGTGAACGCAAATAAGAAAGAATATAAGAGGCAGTTGCGTCCGACCAGGGCACCTGAGGAGGAAGATATTTGGATCAAAAGGGAGCTATAA
- the comGA gene encoding competence type IV pilus ATPase ComGA: MTTTQGECAKLFRFAYESHATDIHFHPYPAYTSILFRTEGVLKEIRRIPRADADKMVAHLKFQSGMDIGERRLPQNGSLMMQQIGRLSVRLSTVPIGEGERLVARLLPANDALSLAQLPLLKTASRDLNALAEREHGLIIFTGPTGSGKTTTLYALLQEITKQTNRHVISVEDPIEKPRKSFTQLQVNEQAGLYYADALKAALRHDPDVLMVGEIRDEQTAKIAVRASMTGHLVLTTLHTRNTSGALVRLLEFGVPANYLYESLAAVVAQRLVHDERDQRKAIFGFLANEPLQSLLDDSVQNIPLSYDDGLENQRMEGISLGYLPKESRRISHA, encoded by the coding sequence TTGACGACCACGCAAGGAGAATGTGCAAAGCTCTTTCGCTTTGCCTACGAAAGCCATGCCACAGATATTCATTTCCACCCCTATCCCGCCTATACGTCCATTTTGTTCCGAACGGAAGGAGTTTTAAAAGAAATCCGTCGCATTCCCCGCGCGGATGCGGATAAAATGGTGGCACATCTGAAGTTTCAATCAGGGATGGATATTGGGGAACGCCGCCTCCCCCAAAACGGTTCCCTGATGATGCAACAGATCGGGCGATTATCCGTGCGATTATCCACCGTACCGATCGGAGAAGGGGAACGTCTTGTCGCCCGCCTCCTACCTGCCAATGATGCCCTTTCCTTGGCGCAACTTCCACTTTTGAAAACAGCCTCGCGGGACCTAAATGCTTTGGCTGAACGCGAGCATGGCTTGATTATTTTTACAGGTCCCACAGGCTCCGGAAAAACCACTACATTGTATGCCCTCCTTCAGGAAATTACCAAGCAAACGAATCGTCATGTCATTTCCGTGGAAGATCCGATTGAAAAACCCCGAAAAAGCTTTACGCAATTGCAGGTGAATGAGCAAGCCGGTCTCTATTACGCCGATGCGTTAAAAGCAGCACTTCGCCATGATCCGGATGTATTAATGGTTGGTGAAATCAGGGACGAGCAAACAGCAAAGATAGCGGTGCGGGCGTCAATGACCGGCCATCTCGTGCTGACGACGTTACACACGCGCAACACGAGCGGTGCACTTGTACGACTATTGGAGTTTGGAGTGCCCGCAAATTATTTATATGAAAGCCTCGCTGCCGTGGTCGCCCAGCGCCTTGTCCATGATGAGCGCGACCAACGGAAGGCAATCTTCGGCTTTTTGGCGAATGAACCGTTGCAATCATTACTCGATGATAGTGTTCAAAACATCCCGCTTTCCTATGATGACGGCTTGGAGAACCAACGCATGGAAGGGATATCGCTCGGCTATTTGCCAAAGGAATCGAGGCGTATCAGTCATGCTTAA
- a CDS encoding prepilin-type N-terminal cleavage/methylation domain-containing protein encodes MKKWTKTTDGGFTLMEVTAALLLLSVVAAGIVPLLSILYTERVEVQAEREAYRILERVGYELEERDIETVTVSDTSYVVRHQNEAICIYWKGPAGRDKEICLEFPP; translated from the coding sequence TTGAAAAAGTGGACAAAAACAACTGACGGGGGCTTTACATTGATGGAAGTAACTGCCGCCCTATTGCTTTTATCCGTAGTCGCGGCGGGAATCGTTCCTTTACTATCGATTTTGTATACGGAACGAGTGGAAGTGCAGGCCGAGCGCGAAGCCTATCGCATTCTCGAGCGAGTAGGTTACGAGCTTGAAGAGAGGGACATTGAAACGGTTACCGTTTCCGATACGTCCTATGTTGTGCGCCATCAAAATGAAGCGATTTGCATTTATTGGAAAGGACCTGCAGGGAGGGACAAGGAAATATGTCTCGAATTTCCGCCGTAA
- a CDS encoding YqhG family protein has product MEQAEVHNYLRRYFHAGGAELLQSTAPKLEVQLNKTLDLELMNRPFYWHYLEKTGGEPKPLKLNLSTDMRSDTPSAEKVHFGSPRLHQIFASATKKGAITRLYENHHEKNQTALYPWLGLNVRISYTCHRRRDMIRSFGIQLISGETIDFFMKRLAPLPLVSAIPDYTFTMAHLVQPMSAVQRIKKYLLNDIRDQKHAWANEATKRMEDDLALLDRFYEAPDKENEAYNLEKAAIHQQYQPSIELTFINGGIFYLRKDTGEHL; this is encoded by the coding sequence ATGGAACAGGCAGAAGTTCATAACTATCTTCGCCGTTATTTTCACGCCGGAGGAGCGGAGTTGTTGCAAAGCACGGCGCCTAAACTGGAAGTCCAACTCAACAAAACACTCGATCTCGAGCTCATGAACCGCCCATTTTACTGGCATTATTTAGAAAAAACCGGCGGAGAACCGAAACCACTGAAATTAAACTTGTCCACAGATATGAGAAGCGACACACCTTCCGCTGAAAAAGTGCACTTCGGGTCTCCCCGTTTGCATCAAATTTTCGCTTCCGCAACGAAAAAAGGAGCAATTACACGGCTGTACGAAAACCATCATGAAAAAAACCAAACAGCCTTGTACCCTTGGCTCGGATTAAACGTGCGCATTTCCTATACCTGCCACCGCAGACGGGATATGATCCGCAGCTTTGGCATTCAATTAATCAGTGGAGAAACCATTGACTTCTTTATGAAGCGACTTGCGCCGTTACCGCTTGTTTCCGCGATACCCGATTATACATTTACAATGGCTCATTTGGTCCAGCCGATGAGCGCAGTACAACGGATCAAGAAATACCTTCTCAATGATATTCGCGACCAAAAACACGCTTGGGCAAATGAAGCCACGAAACGAATGGAAGACGATCTGGCCTTGCTTGACCGCTTTTACGAAGCACCGGATAAGGAAAACGAGGCATACAACCTGGAAAAAGCAGCGATTCATCAACAATATCAACCGTCCATCGAACTAACATTCATTAACGGCGGTATCTTTTATTTGCGAAAAGATACAGGAGAACATTTATGA
- a CDS encoding DEAD/DEAH box helicase, whose product MHIDIHFAADWEETFKQALENEGPWSSWEMFRLAYEAEELKAVPAFDGLVAPTHLPELSLYDHQRETARRVVEDMNGKAILADEVGLGKTIEAGLVLKEYMIRGLVKKALILSPASLVNQWTQELNEKFYIPAVPQKKTYVWDQCDVVVASMDTAKHSPHREIVLEQPYDMIIIDEAHKLKNANTKNYAFIKALKKRFCLLCTATPVQNRIEELFHLVSILKPGHLGDEKSFKAKYKHDDKTTEDIQKLVQNVMVRNRRANTNVAWTNRHVENMNVEMSPEERTMYNAVCDLKQTVQNLHGFSLTTLQREACSSKEALGVTISNMMKNGMLSEAQATPVVNTMHEIQTNAKAEQVLKQLQASSEKTIIFTEYRATQLYLQWFLAQHKIKSVPFRGGFKRSKKDWMRMLFRDHVPVMIATEAGGEGLNLQFCHHMINYDLPWNPMRVEQRIGRIHRLGQEHDVHITNYAIKHTVEERILNLLYEKINMFEGVIGRLDDILERYAGQELEKYVEDALDSDTEGETRLKLHHLTELMNQEGDQHGTGRSS is encoded by the coding sequence ATGCACATAGATATTCATTTTGCCGCCGATTGGGAAGAAACGTTCAAACAAGCTTTAGAAAATGAAGGACCCTGGTCTTCTTGGGAAATGTTTCGTCTCGCTTATGAAGCCGAAGAGCTTAAAGCGGTTCCTGCTTTCGACGGATTGGTCGCCCCCACACACTTGCCGGAACTGTCCCTGTACGATCATCAACGGGAAACAGCGAGGCGCGTCGTTGAAGATATGAACGGCAAAGCGATTCTCGCCGATGAAGTAGGGCTCGGAAAGACGATTGAGGCCGGGCTTGTCTTAAAGGAATACATGATACGGGGGCTCGTCAAAAAGGCGCTTATCCTCTCCCCGGCTTCCCTTGTGAATCAGTGGACGCAAGAGTTGAATGAAAAATTTTATATTCCAGCCGTCCCCCAAAAGAAGACGTATGTGTGGGACCAATGCGATGTTGTTGTCGCTTCGATGGACACCGCCAAGCATTCTCCCCACCGGGAAATCGTACTCGAGCAACCCTATGACATGATCATTATTGATGAAGCGCATAAGTTGAAAAATGCCAACACGAAAAACTATGCATTTATCAAGGCTTTAAAAAAACGGTTCTGCTTACTGTGCACCGCTACCCCTGTCCAAAATCGGATCGAAGAACTCTTTCACCTCGTTTCAATTTTAAAACCCGGGCATCTCGGCGACGAAAAAAGCTTTAAAGCCAAGTACAAACACGACGACAAAACAACCGAAGACATCCAGAAACTCGTGCAAAATGTGATGGTGCGCAACCGTCGTGCCAATACGAACGTGGCTTGGACGAATCGACATGTTGAAAATATGAACGTGGAAATGTCGCCAGAAGAGCGCACCATGTATAATGCTGTATGCGATTTAAAACAAACGGTGCAAAATCTTCACGGTTTTTCCCTAACGACATTACAAAGGGAAGCTTGTTCCAGCAAGGAAGCCCTGGGCGTTACGATTTCAAACATGATGAAAAACGGGATGTTAAGCGAAGCCCAAGCCACTCCCGTTGTAAACACCATGCATGAAATTCAAACCAATGCAAAAGCAGAACAAGTCTTGAAACAGTTACAGGCCTCATCGGAAAAAACGATTATTTTTACGGAATACCGCGCGACCCAACTCTATTTGCAGTGGTTTCTCGCCCAGCATAAGATAAAATCCGTTCCGTTTAGAGGCGGTTTTAAACGCAGCAAAAAAGATTGGATGCGCATGCTGTTTCGCGACCACGTGCCGGTCATGATCGCCACCGAAGCCGGCGGCGAAGGTTTAAACTTACAGTTTTGCCACCACATGATCAATTATGACCTGCCATGGAACCCCATGCGCGTGGAACAACGCATCGGAAGGATTCACCGTCTCGGCCAGGAGCATGATGTCCACATTACGAACTACGCGATTAAGCATACGGTGGAAGAACGCATCCTTAACCTCCTTTATGAAAAAATCAATATGTTCGAAGGGGTCATCGGCCGCTTGGACGACATTCTCGAGCGCTATGCCGGACAGGAATTGGAAAAATACGTAGAGGATGCCTTGGATTCGGACACGGAAGGAGAGACACGGCTCAAACTTCATCATCTAACCGAGCTTATGAATCAGGAGGGAGACCAACATGGAACAGGCAGAAGTTCATAA
- the comGC gene encoding competence type IV pilus major pilin ComGC, which translates to MKKDDAFTLIEMMIVLLIISILLLVAIPNMVQNSNVAQSKGCEATMDLVQAQVGTYKVETGDYPSSLTDLVDDDYVDSVDCPDGTSLSYESETGNVER; encoded by the coding sequence GTGAAAAAGGATGATGCGTTCACCCTAATTGAAATGATGATTGTGTTGCTGATTATCTCAATATTGCTGCTGGTCGCGATCCCGAACATGGTACAAAACAGCAATGTCGCCCAAAGTAAAGGTTGTGAAGCAACCATGGATTTGGTGCAGGCGCAAGTAGGAACCTACAAAGTGGAAACGGGCGATTATCCCAGCAGTTTAACTGATCTGGTCGACGACGATTATGTGGATAGCGTTGATTGTCCGGATGGGACATCGTTGAGTTATGAGTCAGAAACCGGAAACGTTGAGCGATAA